The DNA window ACCAGAGACCAGAACTACCAGGCGGCGGGAGCGGCAGTCGTCCATTCTGTGGAAGAACTGAAGGAAGAATTAACGAAATATGAGCCGGAGGATGTGTTTGTGATCGGAGGAGGACAGATCTACCGGGAGCTTCTGCCTCTGTGCCGGAAGGCTTATGTAACGAAGGTGGATCGCGCGTTTGATGCGGATACGTATTTCCCGGATTTGGACAAAGATCCCAAGTGGCGGATGACGAAAGTCAGCGAAGAAGAGACCTATTTTGATCTGGAATATGTCTTCGCGGTGTATGAGAGGATAGCATGAAGATTTTAAGTATCACAGCCCAGAAACCAAGCAGCACCGGAAGCGGAGTCTATCTGACAGAACTGGTGAAGAGCTTCTGGAATATAGGAGAAGAACAGGCGGTTGTGGCCGGGATCTATCAGGAGGATCAGGTGGAACTGCCTTCGGGAGTCCGCTTTTTTCCCGTCTATTTTGAGTCAAAAAAACTGCCCTGGCCCATTGCGGGAATGTCGGATGAGATGCCATATAGAAGTACCCGCTACTGTGATATGACAGAAGAAATGGCAGAAGCGTTCAGAAAGTCTTTTCTGGAAGTGATCACTCAGGCGGTAGAAGAACTGGACCCGGATCTGATCCTTTGCCATCATCTGTACCTTTTGACCGCTTTTGTCCGGGAACAGTTTCCAGAACAGAGGATCTACGGATTCTGTCATAATACGGATATCCGACAGATGGAAAAAACGGATCTAAGGCGGGATTATATTGCCGGACAGATTCGGGCGCTGGACCGCATCTTTGTCCCTCAGAAGGCCCAGCGAGACAAAGTAATAGAGATTTATCAGGCGGATCCAGGGAAGATCCAGGAAGTGGGAGTGGGATACAACCACCATATCTTCTGTCCCAATAGAAGAGAGGCGGAAGACGGAGTCACCCGGATAGTCTATGCGGGAAAGATCGCAAAGAAAAAAGGAGTCATGAGTCTTCTCAGCGCTCTGTCTCATCTGAAACTGCCGGCAGAATCCCTTTCTCTTTTCCTTGCGGGCGGCGCGGGAAATGAAGAAGAGTATCAGGAAATCCGGGAAGCGGCAAAAGCCTGTCCTTATCCGGTGGAATTCCTGGGGAGGCTTCCTCAGAAAAAGCTGGCTGAAGTATACAACTTCTGTGATGTTTTTGTGCTGCCATCCTTTTTCGACGGTCTTCCGCTTACCGTCATTGAGGCGCTTGCCTGTCGGGACCGGGTTGTGATGACGGATCTTCCGGGAATCCGGGAATGGCTGGAAACACATGCGCCGGGAGGCGACGTGCGGTATGTGGAGCCGCCTCGGATGCGGGATACGGATGAACCTTTGGAGGAGGACCTTCCAGATTTTGAGGAGCGGCTTGCGGAAGCATTGAAAGAAAGTATAGAAAAGAAGAAAAGCGGCGGATCAGAGAAGGCGGCCGCAGATGTCAGCGGCATTTCCTGGGAAGCCATTGGCAGAAGTGTTTTAGACTCCGCTGAGGCGGACAAAGCAAAAGATTTGACAAAGAAAGGTCAAGGATGTTAAAAAAGATCGGTTGACAAAGGGATCAGCCTTCCACTATAATAAGAATAATTTATCAGAGAAATGCTATGACAGGGAGGAGTACATAGATTCTGGAAGCAAAGAGAGAAGATGGCCGGTGGGAATCTTCGTGAAAGATTTATGGAAGTAGCCCTTGAGCAGTGAATCGAACGGACGAGATTGTCTAAGTAGACTTCAACGTGTGTCCCAGCGTTAGAAGGGAACGGTATCGGAGATGATAAGAAGATCTTCCCGTACCGGCAGAGCGCAGAGAGAGTTCTCTGAAATTAGGTGGTAACACGGATGCAGCATTCGCCCTAAGCCGGAAGGCTTGGGGCGTTTTCTTTGCCGCAGATGGGGAATAGGTATAGGAGGTTGAAACAATGAAAAAGATCAGTGGAAACAAGTTATTGGTAAAAGCGCTGAAAGAGGAAGGAGTAGATACCGTATTTGGCTATCCGGGGGCCTGTACGATCGATATCAGTGATGAACTTTATAAACAGGATCAGATCCAAGTGATCCTTCCCAGACAGGAGATCGCTCTGGTCCATGAGGCAGACGCTTATGCCCGTTCGACGGGAAAGACGGGGGTATGTCTGGTGACCAGCGGACCTGGGGCTACGAATCTGGTGACAGGGCTCGCCACCGCCTACTATGACAGTGTTCCTCTGGTCTGCTTTACTGGACAGGTGGCAAGACATCTGATCGGGAATGATGCGTTCCAGGAAGTAGACATCGTGGGAATCACCCGGAGCATTACCAAGTATGGCGTAACGGTGCGCAGAAGAGAGGATCTGGGAAGGATTCTAAAAGAAGCGTTTTATATTGCCCGGACAGGAAGGCCCGGTCCGGTACTGATCGATCTTCCCAAAGATGTAATGGCGGAACTAGGGGATGGGGAGTATCCGAAGGAAGTCAATATCCGCGGCTATAAGCCGAATACTCATGTACATATCGGACAGCTGAAAAGAGCCATTAAGATGCTTGGAAAAGCGAAGAGACCCTTGTTTTTGGCAGGCGGCGGAGTGAATATTTCCCATGCGGGAAGCGAGTTTACAGAACTGGCAGAGAAAACGGGAGTTCCTGTTGTTACAACGGTCATGGGACGGGGAGCGATCCCGACAGATCATCCGCTGTATATCGGAAATCTAGGGATGCACGGCGCCTACGCCTCGAATATGGCGGTAGACAACTGTGATCTTCTGTTCTCCATTGGTACCCGGTTCAATGACCGGATCACAGGGAAACTGCATTCCTTTGCCTCAAAAGCTCAGATTGTCCATATCGATATTGATACGGCGGCAATTTCCAAAAATGTCCAGGTAGATGTGCCGATCGTGGCGGATGCGAAAGAGGCAGTCGCCAAGATGCTGGAATATGTGACCCCTTGTGATACAAAAGAGTGGAGAGGACAGGTGGAGGCATGGAAAGAAGCGCATCCTCTGCGGATGAAACCCCGCCCGATCATGACGCCCCAGGACATCCTGGAAGTGATCAACCGGATTTTCGACCGAGCGATCGTGATCACGGATGTAGGGCAGCATCAGATGTTTACAGCTCAGTTCCTGGAGGTCAATGAAAAGAAGCGGCTGTTTATGTCGGGAGGCCTTGGAACAATGGGATACGGCCTTCCGGGAGCCATTGGCGCGAAGATCGGAAATCCGGACACACCTGTCATCTCCATTTCCGGGGACGGCGGGATGCAGATGAATATCCAGGAACTTGCGACAGCGGTGCTGGAAGAGCTCCCCATTATATCCTGTATCTTTAATAACAGCAATCTGGGAATGGTCCGTCAGTGGCAGAAATTATTTTATGGCAAGCGCTACTCCATGACCTGCCTCCGGTCCGGGGCGGCCTGCAGAGGCAAATGCGGCGAGGTGGAATGTCCCAAGTATACGCCGGATTTTGTGAAACTGGCGGAGAGTTATGGGGCAAAAGGATTAAGGATCACGAAGAAAGAAGAGATCGAGCCGGCCTTCCGGGAGGCTATGGCGAGCAAAAAGACTCCCTATATCCTGGAATTTACCATTGATCCAGAAGATCTGGTCTATCCGATGATCGAACCAGGCGGAACTTTAAAAGATATGATCATGGACTGCTAGGGAAAGGAGAAAAAGGAAATGAACGGAAATGGAATGAAGAAACGATGGATATCACTGTATGTAGAAAATCAGGTGGGAGTTCTGTCGAAGATCTCCGGGCTTTTTGCTGGAAAATCTTATAACATGGACAGTCTGACGGTAGGAACCACAGAAGATCCAACGGTATCCCGGATGACCATCGCCACCGTCAGCGACGACGAGACTTTTGAGCAGATCAAGAAGCAGCTGAACCGTCTGGTTGAAGTGATCAAAGTGATCGATTTTACCGATATTTTTGTAAGGATGAAGGAGATCTTATATGTGAAAGTGCGCAGATGTACGCCGGAAGACAAGGTAGAACTGTTCCAGATCGCAGAAACCTTCAAGGCGAAGGTGATCGATTACGGGAAGGACAGTCTGCTTTTGGAGTTTGTCCAGACGGCCACCAAAAACGATGCGGTGATCAAACTGATGAAGGAAGAATTCAAGAGTATAGAGGTAGTCCGGGGCGGAAGCGTAGGAATCGAATCCATTAGTATGATGGAACGATAAAGAAGAGCTCATCGCCATTGCTTTTGTAAAAACAGAGCGCACTCTTGAATTTTCAATATGAACGTATTATAATGAGACTCATGGAAAGCCATTACGAATGGAGGAGTTAAGATGGAGAAGAAAAATATTGACTGGGCAAATCTAGGCTTTGATTATGTGGAAACGGATCAGAGATATGTTTCCAATTATAAAAATGGGGCCTGGGATGCGGGAACTATGACGGCTGACTCAAATGTTGTGATCAACGAATGTGCCTGTGTCCTTCAGTACGCGCAGACCTGCTTCGAGGGACTAAAGGCTTATACAGCGGAGGATGGGAGCATTGTGATGTTCCGGCCGGACTTAAACGCGGCTCGTATGGCAGAGACAGCCAAGCGTTTGGAAATGCCGGTGTTCCCGGAAGAGCGGTTTGTAGAAGCAGTGCATAAGACGGTGGAGGCGAACGCGGCTTATGTTCCGCCCTATGGATCAGGCGCTACCCTGTACGTGCGCCCCTATATGTTTGGCTCTAACGCGGTCATCGGCGTAAAACCAGCGGATGAGTATCAGTTCCGGGTGTTTACCACACCGGTAGGTCCTTATTTTAAAGGCGGCGCAAAACCGATCACCATCCGGGTATGTGATTATGACCGAGCAGCCCCGCACGGAACAGGTCATGTAAAGGCGGGATTGAATTATGCTATGAGCCTTTATGCCATTGTCGAGGCGCATGCTCAGGGATACGATGAAAATATGTATCTGGATGCGGCTACCAGGACAAAAGTGGAAGAGACCGGAGGCGCCAACTTTATTTTCGTGACAAAGGACGGCAAGGTTGTAACGCCAAAGTCCAGCACTATCCTTCCCTCCATCACCAGACGTTCTCTTATGTATGTGGCTGAGAAATACCTTGGACTGGAAGTAGAAGAGCGGGAGATCTACTTTGACGAAGTGAAAGATTTCGCGGAGTGTGGTCTGTGCGGAACGGCAGCGGTCATCTCTCCGGTAGGAAAGGTGGTAGACCACGGAAAGGAGATCTGCTTCCCAAGCGGAATGGATGAGATGGGACCGATCACCAAGAAGTTATATGACACATTGACAGGCATCCAGATGGGCCATATTGAAGCGCCGGAAGGATGGATTCATAAGGTGTGCTAAAGACGATACAGAAAAAGCGGGCGCCGCGGGGGGATGATCCTCTGCGGCGTCCGCTTTTAAAATCAGAAAGAGATGTCAAGACCAAGTCCTGGTCTGTCCAGGAGACGGAACCGGTCCCCGTGTATCTCAAAGCCTCCCGGCATTCCTGTATCCCCGTCCTTATAGAACAGGAAGGTGTCACAGTCAGATTCTGTAATGTTTTTCTTCGCGGCTACCAGACTTAAGCCCGCTGTGATGGAGATCTTGGTCTCGATCATGCAGCCGACCATGCAGGGAACGCCAAAACTCTCGCCGATGGCGTTGATCTGGGACGCCCGGTAGAGCCCGCCGCATTTCATAAGCTTGATATTCATGATATCCGCGGCCTCCGCTTTGCAGATCTTGGCCGCGTCCCGGATAGTATGCAGGGATTCGTCTAACATGAGCTTTATGCCATTGGACTGTCTGCGGAGTCTGGCCGCTCCGTCCAGATCCCAGTCGGGCAGGCATTGTTCCGCGGCCTCCACTTTGTATTTCTTCATTTCTTCCAGCATGAAAAGAGCCTGGCTGTAGTCATAGCCCTGGTTCGCGTCGATCCGCAGCCGGATATCCGGGCCGACTGCCTCGCGGATGAGAGAGAGGGCCAGCAGGTCATCTTCCGGGCAGATCCCGGTCTTGACCTTAAGAATGTGATAGCCCAGATCCTTGACGAAATGTTCCGCCTGGGCCGCCATTTTCTCAGGCGGATTGATGACAACGGTAATATCGTTCTGCACCTCATCGTCATAGCCGCCCAGCACCCGGTACAGGGGCTGTCCCATAAACTTGCCCTTTAGGTCATAGAGGGCAATGTCGATGGCGCATTTGGCGGAGCCGTTTCCGTGGGCCACTCCATCCATCATGGCGTGGGCCTTCTCAATATCCAGAGGGTCCATGCCGATCAGACCCTGGCGGAAGAGCCGGAGGATCTCCAGACAGCCCTCCACCGTCTCCCCTGTGACAGGGGCGAAGGGCGCCGCCTCTCCATAGCCGGTATATCCTTCATCCGTCTCGATTTTTACGATAATGCTGACGGTGTGTGTGATTTCCGCAAATGCCACGTTGAATGGCTCTTCCAGTTCGATGGAGAATTTCTCCATTTTAACATCTGTGATCTTCATGGTTTCCTCCTGTCTCCTGTTATAATCTCTCGAAATCTTATGTCCATGGATGTGACTGCCGCCTTAACAGTCCGCAAAGATATGAAAATCCTATCTGGCCAGCTCATCCAGAGTGTATTTCGCTTGGCACCGTGGACATGTATAGGTGTAATAGTAGTATTTTACCTTTGTGTCATCTACATTTGCCAGATCCATGGTAAAAGTTCCGGGGAGCTGACCCTTTGTGTAAAAAGCTTCTTTCCTGCGGATCAGCTTCTCCCCACATCTGGGGCATTTCGGCTTCTTAAACAGGAAATGGAAGAATTGTTTTGGTGTAAAGGAATAACTGAACGCCGTTGGCTTCATAGAATCCCAATTCTCATCGCGCTTCATAGGCGGCCCCCTTTCTTTACGCTGAAAATAGCATCGGTTTTCTTAAAAAAAGTGTACCGTTTTCGCAAGGCTTTGTCAATGAGGGGTGTGTCGCTTTTCGCGGTAGAACGCGGTCATGGACAGACCGGCGCCGGAAATCAGCAGCAGAACGATCCACAGGGCGATAGGGTTGTTGTCACTCGTCTGCGGAGACGGTGTATCGCCATCAGCGGCGGAAGCCGCCTGGATCGTAAACTCCGTTGTGGCCGTACCCGTGTTGGAGACGATGGCAAGCGTGTGTTTCCCAACGGAAAGGGTCTCCAGATAGGAAGCCTTTAAGGTGACAATTGTACTGCCTTCTCTGACTTCATAATCGGAAGCGGCAAGGTCTCTGCCGTCCACCTGTACCTTCACAAAATCCGCGAATGCCGCGTTGGATGTAAAGGAAAGACCGTCTTCTGTGCCTTTCTGCCAGATGCCGCCGGCTCCGGCGATAATGGCCGGTTCAAAGCCGCTGTCGATCACACTGGGGACGGTGGAGATGGCGGCGCCATCGCTGGGACTGGATGGGTGATAGAAGTCGTTCCCGGCATAGCGTGCGTAAAAGGTATAGTTTGTGCCGGACTGCAGTCCAGTGAATTCAGGGCTGGTCTGCCAGCGATCTTCCGGCACGGAAGTTTCCGCGCCTACGGTGTAGCCGTACTGAACATCACCATAGCCGGTGGTTGTGATCGCGGCCAGTGTGATGGTGTCCGCTGTGGCCGTTCCGCTCTGCGTGGGCGCGGCGGGCGCGCCCTGATTGCCCTTGTTGACGGTGCCGTGATTGGCAAAGACGCCGGCGCCTGTCACCGTACCGTTAGTATTGTCCAAAGTGCCAGAGTTATTGATGGTACCGTTGTTGGTCAGTGTGCCGCTGTTGGTCAGTGTGCCGTTGTTGGTCAGTGCGCCGCTGTTGGTCACGGTCCCTCATTGGTCAATCTTGCGCCACTGGGGATTGTCAGGCTCGCGCCATTGGGTATATCCAGGCTCTCACCGTTGTCGATAGTCAAATTCTCCTGTAATTCCACACTGCCGTACACGGTGCCCGTTTTGCCGTCAAAGACGATGCCGGTGCTGCCACTAGCAGAGGTTACTTCCTGGGCATAACTGCCGTCTCCGGCCCGAATCCCGCCGTCTCTTGCGTCTACCAAGGCGTTATTGCTGACGGTCAGGCCAGGCGTTCCGGTAACGGTATCGCCGCCAAAACTAAACCGTATCCCCACACCAGAACTTCTTCCGGCAGCCGCAGTCAGACCGCCGCCATCCACAGTCAGAGAGGCGGACGAAGTTTCTCTGGCCTGCACGAAGACGCCATCGCCGTAGGCAGTGGTTGCAGTGACCTCAGCATTCTGGATGGTCAGGGCGGCATTGCTACTTATGCTCACAACGCAGACTCCATTAGAAATACCGCTGACATTCAGACGGCCTGCACCCTCAATGGTCAGGCTGGCGACACCGGCAGAAGAATAAACATAAATCCCTGTGGAGGTCTCCGACAATGTGTTTTGGCCCTCTAATTGGATGGTCAATTCCGTATCCCCACTCTGATTGACCACGCCAATAGCAGCGCCGCTAACATTAGTGTCATTATTAGAAGTTTTGATGGTGGCGTTGTGCAGTGTCAGGGTGTTGCTGCTTTCGTCATAATGGATATAGTTGTCTGTCGGTGTCCCTGCCTCTGAATACGCGGTGACATTTCCATCGTTGTCCGTCGTCCAGTAGCTGTCACCAGAAATTATCTGTGTGCCCACATAGATAATCATTCCGCTCGGCGCGGCCGCCAGCGCCGTGGCGGGCAGCAGCCC is part of the Lachnospiraceae bacterium KGMB03038 genome and encodes:
- a CDS encoding dihydrofolate reductase, which produces MNLIVNVDKNWAIGHGNKLLVRIPQDMKYFRAMTKGHVVVMGRKTLESFPESKPLPDRVNIVLTRDQNYQAAGAAVVHSVEELKEELTKYEPEDVFVIGGGQIYRELLPLCRKAYVTKVDRAFDADTYFPDLDKDPKWRMTKVSEEETYFDLEYVFAVYERIA
- a CDS encoding glycosyltransferase family 4 protein → MKILSITAQKPSSTGSGVYLTELVKSFWNIGEEQAVVAGIYQEDQVELPSGVRFFPVYFESKKLPWPIAGMSDEMPYRSTRYCDMTEEMAEAFRKSFLEVITQAVEELDPDLILCHHLYLLTAFVREQFPEQRIYGFCHNTDIRQMEKTDLRRDYIAGQIRALDRIFVPQKAQRDKVIEIYQADPGKIQEVGVGYNHHIFCPNRREAEDGVTRIVYAGKIAKKKGVMSLLSALSHLKLPAESLSLFLAGGAGNEEEYQEIREAAKACPYPVEFLGRLPQKKLAEVYNFCDVFVLPSFFDGLPLTVIEALACRDRVVMTDLPGIREWLETHAPGGDVRYVEPPRMRDTDEPLEEDLPDFEERLAEALKESIEKKKSGGSEKAAADVSGISWEAIGRSVLDSAEADKAKDLTKKGQGC
- the ilvB gene encoding biosynthetic-type acetolactate synthase large subunit, translating into MKKISGNKLLVKALKEEGVDTVFGYPGACTIDISDELYKQDQIQVILPRQEIALVHEADAYARSTGKTGVCLVTSGPGATNLVTGLATAYYDSVPLVCFTGQVARHLIGNDAFQEVDIVGITRSITKYGVTVRRREDLGRILKEAFYIARTGRPGPVLIDLPKDVMAELGDGEYPKEVNIRGYKPNTHVHIGQLKRAIKMLGKAKRPLFLAGGGVNISHAGSEFTELAEKTGVPVVTTVMGRGAIPTDHPLYIGNLGMHGAYASNMAVDNCDLLFSIGTRFNDRITGKLHSFASKAQIVHIDIDTAAISKNVQVDVPIVADAKEAVAKMLEYVTPCDTKEWRGQVEAWKEAHPLRMKPRPIMTPQDILEVINRIFDRAIVITDVGQHQMFTAQFLEVNEKKRLFMSGGLGTMGYGLPGAIGAKIGNPDTPVISISGDGGMQMNIQELATAVLEELPIISCIFNNSNLGMVRQWQKLFYGKRYSMTCLRSGAACRGKCGEVECPKYTPDFVKLAESYGAKGLRITKKEEIEPAFREAMASKKTPYILEFTIDPEDLVYPMIEPGGTLKDMIMDC
- the ilvN gene encoding acetolactate synthase small subunit produces the protein MNGNGMKKRWISLYVENQVGVLSKISGLFAGKSYNMDSLTVGTTEDPTVSRMTIATVSDDETFEQIKKQLNRLVEVIKVIDFTDIFVRMKEILYVKVRRCTPEDKVELFQIAETFKAKVIDYGKDSLLLEFVQTATKNDAVIKLMKEEFKSIEVVRGGSVGIESISMMER
- a CDS encoding branched-chain amino acid aminotransferase, with the protein product MEKKNIDWANLGFDYVETDQRYVSNYKNGAWDAGTMTADSNVVINECACVLQYAQTCFEGLKAYTAEDGSIVMFRPDLNAARMAETAKRLEMPVFPEERFVEAVHKTVEANAAYVPPYGSGATLYVRPYMFGSNAVIGVKPADEYQFRVFTTPVGPYFKGGAKPITIRVCDYDRAAPHGTGHVKAGLNYAMSLYAIVEAHAQGYDENMYLDAATRTKVEETGGANFIFVTKDGKVVTPKSSTILPSITRRSLMYVAEKYLGLEVEEREIYFDEVKDFAECGLCGTAAVISPVGKVVDHGKEICFPSGMDEMGPITKKLYDTLTGIQMGHIEAPEGWIHKVC
- a CDS encoding dipeptide epimerase; protein product: MKITDVKMEKFSIELEEPFNVAFAEITHTVSIIVKIETDEGYTGYGEAAPFAPVTGETVEGCLEILRLFRQGLIGMDPLDIEKAHAMMDGVAHGNGSAKCAIDIALYDLKGKFMGQPLYRVLGGYDDEVQNDITVVINPPEKMAAQAEHFVKDLGYHILKVKTGICPEDDLLALSLIREAVGPDIRLRIDANQGYDYSQALFMLEEMKKYKVEAAEQCLPDWDLDGAARLRRQSNGIKLMLDESLHTIRDAAKICKAEAADIMNIKLMKCGGLYRASQINAIGESFGVPCMVGCMIETKISITAGLSLVAAKKNITESDCDTFLFYKDGDTGMPGGFEIHGDRFRLLDRPGLGLDISF
- a CDS encoding sortase B protein-sorting domain-containing protein, which gives rise to MTNSGALTNNGTLTNSGTLTNNGTINNSGTLDNTNGTVTGAGVFANHGTVNKGNQGAPAAPTQSGTATADTITLAAITTTGYGDVQYGYTVGAETSVPEDRWQTSPEFTGLQSGTNYTFYARYAGNDFYHPSSPSDGAAISTVPSVIDSGFEPAIIAGAGGIWQKGTEDGLSFTSNAAFADFVKVQVDGRDLAASDYEVREGSTIVTLKASYLETLSVGKHTLAIVSNTGTATTEFTIQAASAADGDTPSPQTSDNNPIALWIVLLLISGAGLSMTAFYREKRHTPH